Genomic segment of Salvia splendens isolate huo1 chromosome 12, SspV2, whole genome shotgun sequence:
ATGCAGGAAGCTCTTACATGGATAAATCTACAAGTTTGAACAACAGGCTTGCATAGAGCCATCAATTTAAACTATGGGGATTTGAGTTAATCAAAAGAATATTGGTCAAATTAAAATCACGAACTTTGAgttaaatttgatatttctaCAAACACTAAAATAAGTGGTCAAATTAATCATCAATTATTGGGTTGTAGGAATTTCCCAACATAACCCCAAGTCACCATCTTTCCTTCAACAACGTTGGAGAGAAATCAAGCTTTGTTGGAATATGACAGGAAACACAGTTTGACTAGGTTGTACGAGTGACATAATGTTTAATTAAATGTTATACAATCGATATGTGTTCTGAATAGATAATTatggtatatttattttttctaaatcGGTTCGTTACGATTTACGAGTGAGATAGTGAAGTTTGTGATTAAAGCATAAATGTTGCGTTTGTCACCggcattttattttcctttactTGTTAGTTTATATGCAaagtcaaagtgagacaatgaATCTTAATAGAGGGAGAAAAATTTATTTGGAAAAATAGAACTTTTTTAAACAGATGTATCATACTTTTTAAATTCTCAATTCtaagtaattaatttttatatgataaaaatagcattaaatatcataaaaaaaCAGTTGCATAATTTTGATAATAAGTACTTTTTCCGTCTCAtgataggagtactattttcattgggaatgaattttaattaggggtggcaaatcgtgcgtgttgtgtcgttatcgtgtcaacacgataacgacacgacacaataacaacaaacacgaacacaacccgttaagaaaactccaaacacgaacacgaacacgacccgctgccctcagacacgaacacgacacgaaccacttcgggttaacacgacacgataacaacacatatatgatacgagttaatatcaatcgaagtaccgttttactatttccaagtttttttggatgaaaataccctcaatacctagaaggatatttatttttaataaacttatcacataatcatattttttttataattatctttactatatatatttttgacgaattttctaaatataatttgaccttcaatattatcacttaattttattacatgcaagaaaagttctttcttcaactttttataattaaagaattttaaaatatttttaagatatgGATACTAGTAAAAATTAATGTCAGAGTCAATATACTATACTTGAATATTGatatattgttattatttaattttgattgtgacaataattttcataaattaatattcaagtATCGTCTATTGGTGACATTAATTTTTAGAAGTATACAATGTTGCAAACCAAACAGGCACAaggaatatactccctctgatCTCTCATAGTTGACGCAAATTTTTATGGCATGGAGTTTAAGATATGGatgtttagtgtgttaagtggatatataaaaaaagtaaaaaggagaaaaaagtagagagaatagagtagaaagtgaataaaatagagataataaagtaagatagtaaaataagagtgagaaaaaatgTTAATTATTAGTACTCTCCTTATTGCATTCAAGAtgttcacatttcttttttagtttgtcccactcaagatatccattttctatatttaaaaataaatcattCTCACATTTATCCTcgttaaaatattcaactacctttttTTCTCTACTTAATCTATCTAACAATTCATCCTAAAATCCCGTGATGTTCAAGAATGTGGATATTTTGAGTGAgatagagggagtaatatatatagATATGACTCACCTATAAGGAAAtttctcaaaatgaaaaaaataactgAATTATGAAAGAActtcacaataaaaaaaataactcatCTGCCAGAGAGACTCATGTAAAATAATGAAAGCGACACGTAAAGTAGGCAGATTCaaaagagagaaatagattATCATTCATATCAGTAGAATCGAACGCAAATATGAAGCAGGCTTAAGAACTGAGAACAATATAGACACAGACATTAGTTTGCGTTCCATTAAAAACACAATCAAGCTGCAGGCTGACTCCTCTTATACACAAACCTATTAGCCACGCAAATATAAACACAGAAATTAAGCGCACTCACACACCCCAACACCCAATACAAATTCTGCAGCTTCGCTCTATTAATATTATCTCCCAACCACCCCTCCCCTCCCGCCGCCGCGCTAACTCTCTGCACCGCCGCTATCACCCCAGTGCTCAGGAAGCTCCCCACCCCGGTCACCGTGATGTACGCCGCCGCCCCCACGCTCCTCATCCCCACCGGCATCTGGTCGTAGAAGAGCTCCTGCAGCCCCACCACCGCAAACACGTCCGCCAGCCCGCACATCACGTACTGCGGCACCACCCACCACGCCGACATCGGGACCGCCGCCCGCGGATTGTCCAGGAGGCCGTGCTGGGCTGCGACGCGGAGCCTCCTGGACTCCACGAGCGCGGCCACCACCATCGTCAGGATGGAGAGGAGCAGGCCGGTCCCGATGCGCTGTAGGATGGTGATCCCGGAGGGGCGGGCCGTGATGGCCCGGGAGATGGGGACCAGGGCCCGCTCGTAGAGGAGGACAGAGAGGAGGATGGTGAGGCCAGTGATGACCTGGAAGGACGCCGGAGGGATTGTGAAGGTACGAGTGATGGAGCGGTTGAGGGTGGAGGTTTGCTTGGTGAAGTAGGTGCCGAGCTGCGCGATCACCACGCCGAACATTAGGCAGCTCAGCCAGATCGGGATCAGTTGGAAGATCAGCTTCGCTTCTTCAACTTGCTTCACTGAGCTCAGCCGCCATGGGTCCCGCTTCTCGCTAGAAGCGTCTCTCGCGTCGATCATCGCTGCTTTGTCTACAAACCTGCATCCAACACAGACAATACATGTTAGAAATAAGTCACTTTCACCCGTTCAAATTCTAGGATTAtctatctatttatttatatgaaAAAAAGGAGTTTCAATAAGATTAGAAATTGTTAAATTTCTCCAAAATCACGGGGACAAAAAATCCATGCAgtcatataattaaaaaaaaaaaaagggaagaaaaaTGAATATGGACCTAGTCCACATTGGTCTTAGTCATAAAGTGGACCTTCAACATAGACTTGAAACGACAACCATATCTCAATATGCCAACATTAAGCCTTAAGGTGAAAAACCTAATCATTCACAAACAGTGATACTATCTTGTTAATAGGTAACACagaaaaaattaaggaaaatAAAGTAGATTTATTATAACCTGAAGTGACTGGTGGGTGCTAGAGTCCCCGCACCGGTACCACCACCCTCCATGCTGACGCCACCGTATTCGTCATCTTCGACGCAGATGCCGCGCGCCTCACCCTCCGGCATCCGCCGCTTCCTCACGGCAGCGACCACCACCTGCGCCACCCTCGTGAACGGGCTCCCCACCGGAGCCTCGCGGCTGTAGCTCCCGCTTCCCGCCAGGAAGACGACAAGCGCCCCCGCCACAGCTGCCGCCAGCATCCCGAACCCTAAGCTCCAGCCCACGTGATCCTCCACGTAGATCACCACCAGCACCGCTGCGGTGGCGCCGGAGACGATCCCCACGTACCACCAGTTGAAGAAGGAGCTCTTCGCCGCCTTCTCCTCCGGTATGCTCTCGTCGAATTGGTCGGCCGCGAAGGTCTGCACGCAGGGCTTGTGACCGCCTTCGCCTACGGTTAGAATGTAGAGCGCAATGAAGAAAACTGTATGGCGCGCTTCGAGTGGAACCGTAGAGACCGCTACCGTCAGCAATATAAGGCCCTGTCGAATTTCATATTTAAATTGAAATGTAATGATACAATAAGTAGTTAATTAATTCACACAAAATCAATTGTACATATAGTGAGTGAAAATAGTATAACTATTCCTTGCACGTAATTAATTATTCACCACTTGTATGTGGTAATTAATTACTGTTCCATTGGATTCTTCTACGTATAGTAATTGGTAGTATTAGGAAAAATCCTATAAATACGTATACAATACAATTAATGGTCCAACAAGGCAACAACTAACGTCTGTTTGGATTTCTATTTTAAAGTAAAAATTGGATTTATGAGAATTGAATGAAATGATGAAagattcaaaaaaaaattgctgcggataaaaagagaaatgaaacGTACACACATTGAATTGGTTGGTATGTGAAAAAATTggggaaaataaattaatgtggagagagagagagaggcgtaCAATGAGATAGATGATGGAAGAGATGAGAATAGTTTTGAATCGGCCGACGTAGGAGTCGGCGAGGAATCCGCCGACCACCGGGAATATGGCGGCGACGCCTTGCCACGTGTTGACGCTcttggcggcggtggcggtgggcTGGCCGAGCACCTTCGTCAGGTACATGAACAAGTTTCCAGCAACTCCGTAGTAGGCAAATCTCTCCGCCACCTCCACAACTAATTAATTCatatcaaattcaaaatttaatttacaaaaaaaaaaaaaatcgaatcatatatacaaattaattatattagtaAGAAAAGAGATCGTTACAGATGATGAAAATGGCTGATTTCCAGCCACCTCTGGAAGGTTTGGTGGAAGGGGGATTCGCAGCCATTTGAGTTTTTGCGGTTTTGTCTTGGTATAATTCTTACTTACATttgcacatatatatatatgcacacATTCAACccaaattgattttttattttattttattgtcgACGTGGTTAACTCTGGTCCTATGCTCTAAGAGTAGATGCACTATGACTAAATTTATAAGGTGATAGTACAATATAGTAGCAAAttactaataataaaatgtaaaaaaatgaaaatacacacataataatatggaaaaaatagaaaaaccgGAGGTAGCCCCACCTCACATGAGAAGTGAGGGTCATAAAGCACTTGATGGTAGTGAGATTTGATGAGAAAAACACTAGTATAGTTTTATGAGTGAGAGGTTGTTTGATATTTTGCATATGGGATTTCTCATTGATTTAACACCAATATGGAAGTGTAATAACAATTCCTTGTGGTGGAATATTGTCATGTCTATATTCTTTGCATCAATATTGTTGACAACCTAGCTAGTTTAGATaactttatttaaatatttgttcTACCACTTCTTTCATTCACAACCTCCACATTAGTCAGATTAAAATCTTTGTGTATATGGTTGGATAAAGGATATGCCATTCAGTAGATTGTGGAAATCTATTTGATGTAGGATAAAATAATGAGCTATACATGAATTTTTTAAATCATGTATAATGCATATAAGTGAGGTAAAGTAAAATCAACAAATATTTTATCAGTAGTCTCTGTATGGTGTATTTTGCAAATAAGTAGTAATACTCTCTTATCTtgtcattaggagtctcatttttttccgatatagattttaaaaaatattaaaaagtcagtggaaaaattagtggaatattggaaaaagtgagtggaatgaaTTCGTGGAATGTGATATCCTATTATtacatttatagtaaaaatgaattaGGACTCCTATTTGCCGACGGACTAAAtaaaaaacgagactcctattcacaaACAGAGAGAGTTTACAGTAGAAAAGAAGACCTACacaaggccatgtttggttggcgggaaagtaaagttggcaaggaaaatgattcctggtaaaatgaatcccgggaatatgatttctaataactttactttcccatGTTTGGAAAATATTAAGATTTGAAAgcatatatttgatttaaacactaaactaaaaatatacttatcattttttatttataaaaaataataatacatattatttaataaattattaattacaaatgataataataatattattttatttattattacgatggatagtttaaatatggattatacatcataatatataataatataataataaataagattattattattattattattattatcattatatttacttactttttaattgaataaattttataatttaaaatttcactacaattttattgttaattactaatttataaattaataattattatattattatataattataattatatttaattatttaataaattattattattattattatgataataaaaataaaaataaatattaataatatagttataattatgataatttgaattatagttatttattatccagaaattaagtatggtttatacttttaaattatttttaaaatattgtaataaataataacaataatgatgatgatgataataataataataataataataataataataataataataataataataataataataataataataataataataataaactgtactatattgcattaaatatgtaagaattctaaaactgggaaaaagaataccgaagaaaagttaggattcagaatcctggaaagttgtactaactttccttgtttcaggattttgattactttcccaatttgattaaaacggaaacaaacacaggaatttaaaatttaaagaatcagattactttcccagacagaatcctggcaaccaaacatgacctaaaaagtaagaaaatgggaaaatgacatttttcaaaaagttaTTTCAACTAGATTTTCA
This window contains:
- the LOC121756894 gene encoding protein NRT1/ PTR FAMILY 5.4-like; protein product: MAANPPSTKPSRGGWKSAIFIIFVEVAERFAYYGVAGNLFMYLTKVLGQPTATAAKSVNTWQGVAAIFPVVGGFLADSYVGRFKTILISSIIYLIGLILLTVAVSTVPLEARHTVFFIALYILTVGEGGHKPCVQTFAADQFDESIPEEKAAKSSFFNWWYVGIVSGATAAVLVVIYVEDHVGWSLGFGMLAAAVAGALVVFLAGSGSYSREAPVGSPFTRVAQVVVAAVRKRRMPEGEARGICVEDDEYGGVSMEGGGTGAGTLAPTSHFRFVDKAAMIDARDASSEKRDPWRLSSVKQVEEAKLIFQLIPIWLSCLMFGVVIAQLGTYFTKQTSTLNRSITRTFTIPPASFQVITGLTILLSVLLYERALVPISRAITARPSGITILQRIGTGLLLSILTMVVAALVESRRLRVAAQHGLLDNPRAAVPMSAWWVVPQYVMCGLADVFAVVGLQELFYDQMPVGMRSVGAAAYITVTGVGSFLSTGVIAAVQRVSAAAGGEGWLGDNINRAKLQNLYWVLGCVSALNFCVYICVANRFVYKRSQPAA